The Thermomicrobiales bacterium genome includes a region encoding these proteins:
- a CDS encoding YraN family protein produces MPSRTELGAAGEAFAAEWLAERGYRILNRNVRYRGGEIDIIAIDGDELVFVEVKLRSGSRFGRAAETVDARKLAFLLRAAGRYRQAHPDIEDMIWRIDLIAITRRGNGSIESVEHHQNLTLD; encoded by the coding sequence ATGCCGTCGCGGACTGAGCTCGGTGCAGCCGGTGAGGCGTTTGCTGCCGAGTGGCTGGCCGAGCGCGGCTATCGCATCCTGAATCGGAACGTACGTTATCGTGGCGGGGAGATCGACATCATCGCTATCGACGGCGATGAGCTGGTCTTTGTCGAAGTGAAGCTGCGCAGCGGCTCACGGTTCGGTCGCGCGGCAGAGACGGTTGACGCGCGCAAGCTCGCGTTTCTTCTTCGCGCCGCAGGTCGGTATCGTCAGGCTCATCCGGACATCGAGGACATGATCTGGCGGATCGACCTCATCGCCATCACGCGGCGTGGGAACGGCTCCATCGAATCGGTCGAGCATCACCAGAACCTTACGCTTGACTAG
- a CDS encoding molybdenum cofactor biosynthesis protein MoaB: protein MSESVQQHRESAPAQVSCVVITVSDTRTEKTDRSGTIMRERLIGAGHKIVGYHIVPDEPVEIDALLDRYTADHECQAILFNGGTGIASRDTTYDVISRRLEKVLPGFGELFRMLSWDEIGAAAMLSRATAGVINGTLILSTPGSSNAVALAMDKLIANEIAHLVFEVNK, encoded by the coding sequence ATGAGTGAGTCCGTTCAGCAGCATCGCGAGAGTGCGCCGGCTCAGGTGAGCTGCGTCGTCATCACGGTCAGCGACACACGGACCGAGAAGACCGACCGCAGCGGCACGATTATGCGTGAGCGTCTGATCGGCGCGGGGCACAAGATCGTGGGCTACCACATCGTTCCTGACGAGCCGGTCGAAATCGACGCGCTGCTCGACCGCTACACCGCAGACCACGAGTGCCAGGCGATTCTGTTCAACGGCGGGACAGGGATCGCGTCCCGTGACACGACCTACGATGTCATTTCGCGGCGACTGGAGAAGGTTCTGCCCGGGTTCGGTGAGCTGTTCCGGATGCTCTCCTGGGATGAGATCGGGGCAGCGGCGATGCTGTCGCGCGCGACCGCTGGAGTGATCAATGGGACGCTGATCCTGTCGACGCCGGGATCGTCAAACGCGGTGGCGCTGGCGATGGACAAGCTCATCGCCAACGAGATCGCGCACCTGGTCTTCGAGGTTAACAAATAG
- a CDS encoding ribonuclease HII — protein MNDRRRSPTLDWERRAWKCGKQVVAGVDEAGRGAWAGPLVAAAVALPEDRAFRARLTRALNRHGALVRDSKQISPRQRECVADIVRALAVPHAVFVVDVATIDELGVGAANLFALREAARAIEPSPAHLLVDAFKLPGLWCSHDAIVHGDAISFSIALASIMAKTHRDTIMCNLNDELPAYGFAGHKGYGTAMHQRALSIHGVTPHHRRSFAPIARLELDAVAD, from the coding sequence ATGAATGATCGACGCAGGTCACCGACACTGGACTGGGAACGGCGCGCCTGGAAATGCGGCAAGCAGGTTGTCGCCGGAGTTGATGAGGCCGGGCGCGGAGCCTGGGCGGGGCCACTCGTCGCCGCCGCTGTTGCATTGCCGGAAGATCGGGCGTTTCGGGCTCGGCTGACGCGCGCGCTCAACCGCCATGGCGCGCTGGTTCGGGACTCCAAGCAGATCTCTCCACGGCAGCGGGAGTGCGTCGCCGACATAGTCCGGGCGCTGGCCGTTCCGCACGCGGTTTTCGTCGTGGACGTCGCGACGATAGACGAACTCGGCGTTGGTGCTGCGAATCTGTTTGCACTTCGCGAGGCAGCCAGAGCGATCGAGCCGTCTCCAGCACATCTACTTGTTGATGCGTTCAAGCTGCCGGGCCTGTGGTGCAGCCATGACGCGATTGTGCATGGGGATGCGATTTCGTTCTCAATCGCGCTGGCATCAATCATGGCCAAGACGCACCGCGACACGATCATGTGCAATTTGAACGACGAGCTGCCTGCCTACGGGTTCGCCGGACACAAGGGTTACGGCACGGCTATGCATCAGCGGGCGCTGTCGATCCACGGCGTAACTCCACATCATCGACGCTCGTTTGCGCCGATCGCGCGGCTGGAACTCGATGCCGTCGCGGACTGA